In Paenibacillus stellifer, the DNA window CATGAGCAGAAGTACAGACAGATGAAGCGGAAGCGTTAGGAGGGATGATCTTGGACAGACGGAAAGCTTCGATAAACTGGAAGTCCATCATGACTCCAGCGTTCATGAAGAAACATACGGCTTACGATAACCTGATTGATTTCATGGCTTCCGGTGGGTTTGTGATCAAGAAGCTGGATGACGTGGCGGATTACGAAGGAGAGGCACTGGACCGCTTTATCTCCGGAAGCACCGGATTTAGCGGCTGGGGTGAAATGCTGAGCACGGCGGTAGGGGATTACTTGGAACAAACCTTTCGTTTTTACGACTTCTAATTTTCATCATCATAAAGGATGGAAGGATTTACCCCCTGGCAGTCGAATTAGGTAAAATATAACTGCCAAGACAAGGGGATTAAGGACATGATTGACAAGGTCATACGCATTTTCAAAATTGTCAATGCGATTCAGGCACATCCGGGCATCTCGGCTTCGGACCTCGCCCTGAAATGCGAAGTAGCCGTAAGAACCATATACCGGGACCTGGACGCGATCAGCCTGTTTGCCCCGATCACCAATGAGGGCCGGGGGACAGGCTACCGGTTTATGGGGAAGTTTTTTCTGTACCCGCTGAATTTCTCCGAACAGGAAGAAACTGTCTTCTCTCTGCTCCCCTCCGTGATCGACAAGGACAAGCTGCCGAAGGAATTTGAAACCGCCTATGATAAGGTGATGGCGACCCATTACCGCGAGAAATCTAGGCAGAACAGCATTGTGGAGAACATCGCGGATATTATTCAGATGGGTACGCCGGCCTACCGGCCGGAGAGTCCGAATTATTTGCAGCCGGTGATTCAGGCGATTCTCGATCATAAGACCATACAAGCGATTTACCATACCCAGTATCGGAACGAAACGACGGAGCGCAGGATCGACCCATACTATCTGGTCCCGCGTGACCAGCGCTTCTATTTAATCGGCTACTGCCACCTTAAGCAAGCAATCCGTACGTTCCGCATTAGCCGGTTCCAGCAGGTGAGCATAACGGGCGAGACCTTTGACAAGGGCGACTTCAACATCAAGCAGTATCTCAAGAATACCTGGTCCATCGACCGGGGAGAGAAGAATACCCGCTTTGTCGTCCGTTTCGGCCCGGAAGTGGCAAGGTACAT includes these proteins:
- a CDS encoding helix-turn-helix transcriptional regulator — encoded protein: MIDKVIRIFKIVNAIQAHPGISASDLALKCEVAVRTIYRDLDAISLFAPITNEGRGTGYRFMGKFFLYPLNFSEQEETVFSLLPSVIDKDKLPKEFETAYDKVMATHYREKSRQNSIVENIADIIQMGTPAYRPESPNYLQPVIQAILDHKTIQAIYHTQYRNETTERRIDPYYLVPRDQRFYLIGYCHLKQAIRTFRISRFQQVSITGETFDKGDFNIKQYLKNTWSIDRGEKNTRFVVRFGPEVARYIREEELFVHPRMVDEKDGSLIFEVTINNEKEFLKWVQQYGPDAEILEPQAVREQMKQKLSQWAGMYSWS